In Flavivirga abyssicola, the following are encoded in one genomic region:
- a CDS encoding HNH endonuclease signature motif containing protein, protein MARKVNTNRNGGNWSGSQKLAVWKKGKIIPGLDSDTWRNDDCRKKMKWDDHGDRNSSYGWEIDHIDPVSNGGSDHIDNLQPLHWENNADKADKLYWTCPK, encoded by the coding sequence ATGGCAAGAAAAGTAAACACAAACAGAAATGGAGGTAATTGGAGTGGATCTCAAAAATTAGCAGTATGGAAAAAAGGAAAAATAATACCTGGTTTAGATTCGGATACCTGGAGAAATGATGATTGTAGAAAAAAAATGAAGTGGGATGATCATGGTGATAGAAATTCCTCATATGGATGGGAAATTGACCATATTGACCCTGTGTCAAATGGTGGAAGTGACCATATTGATAATTTACAGCCTTTGCATTGGGAAAATAATGCAGATAAAGCGGATAAGCTTTATTGGACATGTCCTAAATAA
- a CDS encoding DUF4236 domain-containing protein — protein MGFRFQKRIKLGKNLGVNISKSSITPSYRTKKGSISSKGYSIKTGIPGLTYRKIFSKSSRGGCLVVLMVFLMLGFTIIKYLRYGV, from the coding sequence ATGGGGTTTAGGTTTCAAAAAAGAATAAAGCTAGGGAAGAATTTAGGTGTTAATATTAGTAAGTCTAGTATAACACCAAGTTATAGAACTAAAAAAGGTTCAATAAGTTCTAAGGGGTATTCTATTAAAACAGGAATACCAGGTTTAACATACAGGAAAATATTTAGTAAATCTTCAAGGGGAGGCTGCTTGGTTGTATTAATGGTCTTTTTAATGTTAGGATTCACAATTATAAAGTATCTA